In Rhodothermales bacterium, the genomic stretch TGGTGGACGAAGCGAGGACGCCCCTCATCATCTCGGGCCCCGTTCCGCAGGCTGAAGAGAACAGCTTCATGGAACTTCGCCAGCCACTCGAGAAGCTTGTCTTCGCGCAGAAGAAGCTGGTTGCTCAGCTTGTGTCGGAGGCCGAGCAGGGGCTGAAGGGAATGGAGGCCGCCGAAGCCGCGGGCGACCGAAAGAAAGCCGCCGAACATGAAACGGACGCCGGCCTGGCGTTGCTCAGGGCGCACCGGGGATTCCAGAAGAACAAGAAATTGCGAAAGCTGCTGGGAGAACCCGGCGTGGCACAGCTACTCCAGCGGACAGAGTTTCTCTACCTGCAGGACAATGCGAAGAACATGCCTTTCGTAGACGACGAGCTGTACTTCGCGCTTGATGAGAAGCAGCACTCACTGGAGATGAGCGAGAAGGGTCGGGAATATATCTCGAGAACAGCGGGCGAGGATAAGGATCTGTTCGTTCTGCCGGACCTGGGTGAGGAGATTGCGCGGATGGAGCGCGAGCTCAAAGAGCGGCTCGAGGCGCTCGATGACCAGTATGCCGATGCAGAAGACCTCACAGAGGAGAAGGCCCAGAACAAGCTCGAGAATGACCGACGGATTGCTCGCAAGGATTTTGAAGAAGCCAGAAGGGATCTGTACAACACGTATTCGGACAGGGCCGAGCGGCTACATGCTATCGAGCAGCTTCTGAAAGCGTACACCCTGTACGAGAAAGATGTCGAGTACATCGTTCAGGAAGGCCGGGTGATGATTGTGGACCAGCACACCGGCCGCGTACTCGCCGGCCGTCGTTACTCGGACGGGCTTCACCAGGCGATCGAAGCCAAGGAAAACGTCAAAGTGCAGGCGGCGACTCAGACATATGCGACCATCACGCTGCAGAACTATTTCCGCATGTACCACAAGCTGTCAGGCATGACGGGAACGGCAGAAACCGAGGCGGAGGAATTCCACAAGATCTACAAGATGGACGTCATCGTCATTCCGACGAACGAACCCATTCAGCGAGCGGATCTTGACGACCTCGTGTTCAAGACCACGCGTGAGAAGTACACGGCTGTTATCGACAAGATCAGAGAGTACCACGAAAAGGGTCAGCCGGTGCTTGTCGGTACGACGTCGGTCGAGGTTTCCGAGACCTTGAGTCGCATGTTGCAGCGTCAGGGAATTAAGCACAATGTTCTGAACGCGAAGCAGGACCGGGCAAAGACGGAGGCGCTGATTGTCGCCGAGGCCGGCCATCGCGCGGCCGTAACGATTGCGACGAACATGGCTGGTCGTGGTACCGACATCAAGTTGAGTCCGGGTGTGGTTGAGCTTGGAGGGCTAGCGATCCTCGGGACGGAACGGCATGAGAGCCGGCGTATTGACCTGCAGTTGCGCGGTCGGGCCGGCCGACAGGGCGATCCCGGCGAAAGTCAGTTTTACGTTTCACTCGATGACAACCTCATGCGACTTTTTGGCTCCGATCGTGTGGCGAAAGTCATGGATCGTCTGGGAGTCGAAGACGGCGAGGTGATCACGCATCCGTGGGTGAACAAGAGTATTGAGCGCGCTCAGAAGAAGGTCGAGCAGAACAACTTTGCGATTCGGAAGCGTCAGTTGGAGTACGATGACGTGCTGAATTCCCAGCGCGCCGTCATATACGACCGACGCCTGCATGCACTGAAGGGTGAGCGCCTGCGCGGCGACTTGCTGGAGATGTTGGGCCAGGTGGTGGAAGGGATCGTTGAGGTGCATTATGGCCCGGGAACCGTCGACGAAATGCGCGAGGAGTTACTTCGCACCCTGGCCCTCGGCTTTGAAATCGATCGACAGGAATTCATCAACCTGGGACAGGAAGGCGTCGTCGATCGTGTTATCGACGCAGCGGTTGAGTTCTATGATGGGAAGCGCGACATGCTCGCGGCTCCGTTCTACGAGAGCATCCGCCAGGTCATGGAGAGCGATCAGGAAAACAAGCCCGAGCGTGTGTACGTCGATTTCACGGATGGCCGGAAGATTATGCGTTCCGTGGCGCGCGTAGCTGATACGATTGAGACGCAGGGCCACGAGATCAACGATGCGCTCGAGCGTGCGGCCTTACTGTCCTTCATTGATGCGCACTGGACCGAGCACCTGAGGAATCTCGACGAGCTGAAGGAGGCGGTTGGTCTGAGGGCGTACGGACAACGGGACCCGCTGATTGAGTACAAGATGGAGGCGTTCAAGCTCTTCAAGGAGCTGATGGATGCCGTGAGCAGCGACTTTGTCAGCTTCGTATTTCGTGCGGGTCCACTGGTCGACGGGAAGAAGGCGCCCAGTCGCCCTGCGGCACCGCGAAAGCGCCGCCTGGATCCATCGCGTGCGAGAGCCAGCCATGCGGCCGCATCAGCCGGCTATGGTGTCGACGCAGCCGGAGCATCCAGCGATGCAAGCAAGCGCGACCCGACGGCAAAGCAGCAGCCGGCGAAAGCCACCGACCGCGTGGGACGGAACGATCCGTGTCCATGCGGCAGTGGAAAGAAGTACAAGCATTGCCATGGCGCTTAAATAGCGCCGATTTCGGACGATAGGCATCCTTGTGGAGTATCTTTTTTGCGATCACAGAATCCACCGGCTGACGTTATGCGTCGGCCACTCGTGATCGACCCTTTTCCGTCCATTTTGTGCTAAGATCACTTCATATTCGCGACTTCGCGTTGATCGAGGATCTGAAGGTCAGTTTCGGACCCGGACTCAACATTATCACCGGAGAGACCGGTGCCGGCAAGTCGATTCTAATCGGCGCGCTGAAGATGATCCTCGGTGAGCGGGCTCTCAAAGACGTCATACGTGTTGGAGCCGAGAAATCTGTAATCGAGGGAGTGTTCGACCATGTGGACAGCGAAGACATCCGGGCTTTGCTGAGTGCTGCGGAAGTCGAATGGCAACCCCTGCTCGTTGTTCGCCGTGAAATATCCGCCTCGCAAAGTCGGGCGTTTATCAACGACACGCCGACCACCGCAACGGCACTCAGAGATGTAGCAGATCATCTCATTGATCTTCACGGACAGCATGAGCATCAATCGCTGCTGCGTACAGAAACGCACGTAGATCTACTCGACAACTTCGGGAATCTGTCCGACACCCTTGATGAGTACAGCCGCGCTTTCAAGAAGGCACAGAATGTGTCGAACGAACTGGAGCGTATGTCGCGTCGCAAGGGTGTGCTGGCCGAGCGCCGCGAGTTATTCGAATATCAGATTGCTGAAATCGACCGTGTCGGACCAGTCGCGGATGAGGAAGCCAAACTGCAGCGCGAGCAGGAAGTACTGGAGAATACTGAGCGACTCAGCGAACTTGCGGCTCGCCTGCACGAAACGCTCTATGATTCTGATGGCTCGGTCTACGAGCGGCTCGGCGAGGCGATGCGCGATTTTGCCGATCTAATCCGTATTGACCGGGAGTTGGAGACGACGTTTTCCGAGATCGAGTCGGCAAAGGTTGTTGTTGATGAAGTCTCGCGAACGCTGTCCAATTACGCTTCCTCTCTGGAGTTCGATGCCGAACGTCTGGAAGTTGTTCGGGAGCGCCTCTCGGAGTACCAGGGCCTTGCGAAGAAGTACGGCGGTTCCGTCGAGGCTGTAATCGAGCATCGCACGCGCATTGGTCGCGAGCACGAAACAGCTACGAATTTCGACGCGGCAATCGAGCGGCTTGAGAAAGCTATGGAGGAGTCGTGCGCGTCCCTGACGGAGCTTGCGTTCCGACTCTCCGATGAGAGGGTCGCGAACGCGACGAAGGTCCAGAATGCAGTGGTGAGCGAACTGTCGAGTCTGGGAATTCGGAAACCCGAGTTTGAGGTCCAGGTCGAGCGTGTTGAGGACAAGGACGGCTGGGTATGGTCCAGATGGGAAAGCTCTGCGCCCGTGAAGTACCGGGCGTCAGCCCGCGGCATCGACCGCGTGGAATTTCTGATCAGCACGAACGTCGGTGAGTCCGTAAAGCCGCTGGCGAAGGTTGCGTCCGGAGGAGAGGTAAGTCGTATCATGCTCGCGCTGAAGACGATCCTCGCGAAGAGCGACGCATTTCCGATACTTGTCTTTGACGAGATAGACGCGGGCATTTCCGGTGCGATCTCTCAGAAGGTGGGCGAGAGCCTTCGGGACCTGGCAGTGGGCCATCAGATATTATGCATCACGCATCTACCCCAGGTTGCCGCGATGGCGGACCTGCACTTCGTGGTGGAGAAGACGGTAGCCGGCCAACGGACGCGCACATCCATACGACGGCTGGGAGACAAGGAGCGAACAGAAGAAGTCGCATCTCTCATGAGCGGCGCCGAGATCACAGAAGCGAGCCTCCAGAGCGCAAGAGAGCTGATGGAAATCGCCAGTCGCGCGGACGTAAAGGAGCCCGTCAAGCAAGTCTCGAATTCGTAAGAAATCCGGCTCGGATTGGTTGCCGCCTGTTGATCCCATCTGACCGTCTGCCAATATTGGTGCCTCTCGATTTTCTCTGACACAACCGGGGTGGCTCCATGGCTGGCGACGCGATCAAATTCGGCACCGACGGGTGGCGTGCGATCATTGCAGATACGTACACATTCGATAATGTGGCGAAGGTAGCGCAGGCAACGTCTCAGTGGCTGCATCGCGAATATGGGAAAGATCCTGCCGTGGTGATTGGTCACGACACGCGATTCCTGGGCAGAGAGTTTTCAGAGCACTGCGCACGGGTATTTGCGGCGGCTGGAGTGCGCGTTATTCTCGCGGATGCTGTTGCGACAACGCCCGCCATTAGCTGGGCTGCAAAGGAATATGGCTGCAGTGCGGGGATCGTCATTACGGCGAGCCACAATCCTCCCGCCTACAGCGGCTACAAAATCAAAGCCCATTTTGGTGGACCGGCGACACCCGACATGATCGACGCCGTCGAGGCTGAACTGGATCGGCTGGATGAGATCGGGACGCTCGTGCCCTTCGATAAGCTGGTTGAGTCGGGTGACGTCGAACTCAAGGACATTGCCGGCGCGTACGTAGCGGTTCTCAGGAACAGACTGGATATCGCGGCCATCCGTAAGTCGGGTATCCGAGTCGCCCACGACGCCATGTTTGGTGCCGGCCGAGGGGTAATTTCGACGCTGCTTGGTTCGAAGAACGTGGCGGAGCTTCGATCGGAATACAATCCCGGCTTCGGTGGGCAGGCCCCGGAGCCGATCGAACGCAATCTCGAGGATCTGTCAAAGACCGTCGTGGCGCAGAAGTGTGCGGTCGGAATCGCGAACGATGGCGATGCGGACAGAGTTGGTATGTATGACGAAAAAGGCGAATTCGTCAGCTCTCATTTGATGCTCGCATTGCTCGTCAAGTATCTCCACAGGGAACAGGGCCTGTCGGGTGATATCGTCAAGACCTTCTCGACTACTCATATGTTGGATCGGATCGGCGAAGCGTACGGTCTTCCGGTGCAGACAACGCCTATCGGCTTCAAATACATCGCGTCGAAAATCGTCGAAGGAGACGTACTCGTCGGCGGCGAGGAGTCAGGGGGTATGGCAGTCAAAGGACATATCCCTGAGCGGGACGGGATCTACATTGGTTTGTTGATTACGGAGATGGTCGTCAAGAGGGGCAAGCCCCTGTCGGAACTCGTAGACGAGCTATACGACGAGTTTGGTGGTCACTATACGTATCGCGTGGACGTGCACACTACCGAGGAGAAGAAGAAGGCCGTACTCGAACGACTTGAGAGCGAAGGAGGTCTTCAAACGATCGCCGGCCATCGCGTCTCCGAGCTGCAAACGATGGACGGCTACAAGCACACGTCGGATGGTGGCTGGCTGCTTATCCGGCCGTCCGGTACCGAGCCGGTGCTTCGTGTCTATTCTGAATCCGACACGCCCGAGCATGCTACGGAGATTGTTGACGACGCGCTGAAACAGCTGGGTGTATAAGGGGCGGAGATCCTGCCGTTACAGACATGAAGATGTATACGTCCGTTCGCACCTTGCTGCCTGGAGCGATGCTGGTGTTCTTGTGCGGATGCGCCATCGTCGACAACGTAAGTGAGGACGGCACGGCAGGCTACCTCAGCTTTGGTTTCGAAGAAGCGGCATTCAGGCCGTGCGGCGTCGATGAGTCGTGGTGGGTTGCAGCGGATCCCGAGGTCGAGTTGTGGGATACGTATGCAGCC encodes the following:
- the recN gene encoding DNA repair protein RecN, producing the protein MLRSLHIRDFALIEDLKVSFGPGLNIITGETGAGKSILIGALKMILGERALKDVIRVGAEKSVIEGVFDHVDSEDIRALLSAAEVEWQPLLVVRREISASQSRAFINDTPTTATALRDVADHLIDLHGQHEHQSLLRTETHVDLLDNFGNLSDTLDEYSRAFKKAQNVSNELERMSRRKGVLAERRELFEYQIAEIDRVGPVADEEAKLQREQEVLENTERLSELAARLHETLYDSDGSVYERLGEAMRDFADLIRIDRELETTFSEIESAKVVVDEVSRTLSNYASSLEFDAERLEVVRERLSEYQGLAKKYGGSVEAVIEHRTRIGREHETATNFDAAIERLEKAMEESCASLTELAFRLSDERVANATKVQNAVVSELSSLGIRKPEFEVQVERVEDKDGWVWSRWESSAPVKYRASARGIDRVEFLISTNVGESVKPLAKVASGGEVSRIMLALKTILAKSDAFPILVFDEIDAGISGAISQKVGESLRDLAVGHQILCITHLPQVAAMADLHFVVEKTVAGQRTRTSIRRLGDKERTEEVASLMSGAEITEASLQSARELMEIASRADVKEPVKQVSNS
- a CDS encoding phosphoglucomutase/phosphomannomutase family protein is translated as MAGDAIKFGTDGWRAIIADTYTFDNVAKVAQATSQWLHREYGKDPAVVIGHDTRFLGREFSEHCARVFAAAGVRVILADAVATTPAISWAAKEYGCSAGIVITASHNPPAYSGYKIKAHFGGPATPDMIDAVEAELDRLDEIGTLVPFDKLVESGDVELKDIAGAYVAVLRNRLDIAAIRKSGIRVAHDAMFGAGRGVISTLLGSKNVAELRSEYNPGFGGQAPEPIERNLEDLSKTVVAQKCAVGIANDGDADRVGMYDEKGEFVSSHLMLALLVKYLHREQGLSGDIVKTFSTTHMLDRIGEAYGLPVQTTPIGFKYIASKIVEGDVLVGGEESGGMAVKGHIPERDGIYIGLLITEMVVKRGKPLSELVDELYDEFGGHYTYRVDVHTTEEKKKAVLERLESEGGLQTIAGHRVSELQTMDGYKHTSDGGWLLIRPSGTEPVLRVYSESDTPEHATEIVDDALKQLGV
- the secA gene encoding preprotein translocase subunit SecA, with translation MLNLLKMVMGDSNERELKKLWPVVEEIKSFEPQVQALSDEQLKAKTGEFKAKIREAVAAIEEERDKIKKELRRVPSKVMVEGNGQSAGDDERLDLEDRLDLYDRLDQLEADWLEAVEDTLDEILPEAFAVVKDACRRMLGTTWDAGGQTITWDMVPYDVQLLGGVVLHQGQIAEMKTGEGKTLVAVAPVYLNALVGKGVHLVTVNPYLAERDSQWMGPVLEYLGLTVAVIDKHEPHSPARRAAYAADVTYGTNNEFGFDYLRDNSFVIDPEQLVQRGHHFAIVDEVDSVLVDEARTPLIISGPVPQAEENSFMELRQPLEKLVFAQKKLVAQLVSEAEQGLKGMEAAEAAGDRKKAAEHETDAGLALLRAHRGFQKNKKLRKLLGEPGVAQLLQRTEFLYLQDNAKNMPFVDDELYFALDEKQHSLEMSEKGREYISRTAGEDKDLFVLPDLGEEIARMERELKERLEALDDQYADAEDLTEEKAQNKLENDRRIARKDFEEARRDLYNTYSDRAERLHAIEQLLKAYTLYEKDVEYIVQEGRVMIVDQHTGRVLAGRRYSDGLHQAIEAKENVKVQAATQTYATITLQNYFRMYHKLSGMTGTAETEAEEFHKIYKMDVIVIPTNEPIQRADLDDLVFKTTREKYTAVIDKIREYHEKGQPVLVGTTSVEVSETLSRMLQRQGIKHNVLNAKQDRAKTEALIVAEAGHRAAVTIATNMAGRGTDIKLSPGVVELGGLAILGTERHESRRIDLQLRGRAGRQGDPGESQFYVSLDDNLMRLFGSDRVAKVMDRLGVEDGEVITHPWVNKSIERAQKKVEQNNFAIRKRQLEYDDVLNSQRAVIYDRRLHALKGERLRGDLLEMLGQVVEGIVEVHYGPGTVDEMREELLRTLALGFEIDRQEFINLGQEGVVDRVIDAAVEFYDGKRDMLAAPFYESIRQVMESDQENKPERVYVDFTDGRKIMRSVARVADTIETQGHEINDALERAALLSFIDAHWTEHLRNLDELKEAVGLRAYGQRDPLIEYKMEAFKLFKELMDAVSSDFVSFVFRAGPLVDGKKAPSRPAAPRKRRLDPSRARASHAAASAGYGVDAAGASSDASKRDPTAKQQPAKATDRVGRNDPCPCGSGKKYKHCHGA